One genomic window of Gopherus evgoodei ecotype Sinaloan lineage unplaced genomic scaffold, rGopEvg1_v1.p scaffold_50_arrow_ctg1, whole genome shotgun sequence includes the following:
- the LOC115643053 gene encoding olfactory receptor 52E4-like, protein MSESNKTDFTNPSTFILLGIPGLEAAHIWISIPFCAMYAIAVLGNFTILFIVKREPSLHGPMFYFLCMLAVIDLVMSISTLPKMLSIFWFNSREISFSACLTQMYFVHSLSGMESGMLVAMAFDRYMAICHPLRYSMTLTNSVVAKIGLVVVMRSGILALPYPFLVRRLPYCRTNVIPHFYCQHIAVVKLACADIRISSYYGLFDLLFMIGMDGCFIAVSYIQILRAIFRLPTKDTWLKTFGTCISHLCAISALYATDLFSSLMFRFDHNVPLHFLVLISGVYHIVPPVLHPIIYGLRSEQFWDRLLQLFTHKET, encoded by the coding sequence ATGTCAGAATCTAACAAAAccgacttcaccaacccctccaccttcatcctgcttgGCATTCCTGGCCTAGAGGCAGCCCATATCTGGATCTCCATTCCCTTCTGTGCTATGTACGCCATAGCCGtgttggggaacttcaccatcctgttcattgtgaagagggagccgagcctccatgggcccatgttctatttcctctgcatgctggctgtcatcGACCTGGTCATGTCCATATCCACCCTAccaaaaatgctgagcatcttctggttcaattccagggagatcagtttcagtgcctgcctcacccagatgtatttTGTTCACTCCCTCTCAGGGATGGAGTCTGGAATGctcgtggccatggcttttgatcgctacATGGCCATCTGCCATCCTCTGAGATATTCAATGACCCTGACAAACTCTGTTGTGGCCAAGATAGGCCTGGTCGTGGTGATGCGCAGTGGCATACTCGCATTGCCCTATCCCTTCCTGGTCAGGCGGttgccatattgcagaaccaacgtCATCCCACACTTTTATTGTCAGCATATAGCAGTGGTGAAACTGGCCTGTGCTGACATCCGCATCAGTAGTTACTATGGACTGTTTGATCTTCTCTTTATGATCGGAATGGACGGATGTTTTATCGCCGTGTCCTATATtcagatcctccgggccatcttccgcctccccacaaaggatacCTGGCTCAAAACTTTTGGGACTTGCATCTCTCATCTTTGTGCCATCTCAGCTTTGTACGCCACAGATTTATTCTCTTCCCTCATGTTCCGATTTGACCACAATGTGCCACTGCATTTCCTCGTTCTCATTAGTGGTGTGTACCACATTGTGCCTCCTGTGCTACACCCCATCATTTACGGTCTGAGGTCCGAACAGTTCTGGGacaggctgctccagctctttactcataaagagacctaa